A genome region from Alistipes dispar includes the following:
- a CDS encoding sodium-dependent transporter: protein MKHHSHARVTLGGKLSAVLVAAGSSVGLGNIWRFPYVAGDNGGGAFLAIYILCVLLLGLPLMLAEFTVGRASHRNAVGAFRALDSRWSFLGYNGVLAAFLILGFYLVVSGWTAGYMVRSLTGELARLFSAAEYEALFAEFIRDPWRPLVYTGLIALATHSVIALGVRKGIERSAKVLMPLLFVVLIALSVHSLLLPGGGEGLRFFFRPDFSQVTPSTVLVALGQAFFSLSISIGTMVTYASYFKPDTDLRHTALNVTILDTLVAVLAGVVVFPAVFSVGIAPSSGPSLVFITLPGIFNGMPLSMVWSSVFFLLLIVAALTSTISLHEVVTAYLHEEWHLSRRAAAWTTTLSTGALGAVASLSMGVLGGWTICGLNIFDSLDYLTANIMLPVGGLLTCLFVGWRLDRQVLRAQLTNDGTLPFRIYRLFLVLLRYFCPVILLLVFLDNLGVF from the coding sequence ATGAAACACCATTCGCACGCCCGGGTCACGCTGGGCGGAAAACTGAGCGCCGTACTGGTCGCCGCCGGAAGTTCGGTGGGGCTGGGCAACATCTGGCGGTTTCCCTATGTGGCCGGCGACAACGGCGGAGGGGCCTTTCTGGCGATCTACATCCTCTGCGTCCTGCTGCTGGGACTGCCGCTCATGCTGGCCGAATTCACCGTGGGACGCGCCTCGCACCGCAACGCCGTGGGGGCCTTCCGGGCACTCGATTCCCGCTGGAGCTTCCTGGGATACAACGGCGTGCTGGCGGCGTTCCTGATCCTCGGCTTTTACCTCGTGGTCTCGGGCTGGACGGCCGGCTACATGGTCCGCTCCCTCACGGGCGAACTCGCACGCCTCTTCTCCGCCGCGGAGTACGAAGCGCTGTTCGCGGAGTTCATCCGCGACCCGTGGCGGCCGCTCGTTTACACCGGACTGATCGCGCTGGCCACCCACTCCGTGATCGCGCTGGGCGTCCGGAAGGGCATCGAACGCTCGGCCAAGGTGCTCATGCCGCTGCTGTTCGTCGTTCTCATCGCCCTCTCCGTCCACTCGCTGCTGCTGCCGGGCGGCGGCGAAGGGCTGCGTTTCTTCTTCCGGCCCGACTTCTCGCAGGTCACCCCCTCGACCGTGCTCGTGGCCCTGGGACAGGCCTTCTTCTCGCTCTCGATCAGCATCGGCACGATGGTCACCTACGCCTCCTACTTCAAACCCGACACCGACCTGCGCCACACGGCGCTGAATGTCACGATCCTCGACACGCTGGTCGCCGTGCTGGCCGGCGTGGTGGTCTTCCCGGCGGTCTTCAGCGTCGGAATCGCCCCCTCGTCGGGACCTTCGCTGGTCTTCATCACCCTGCCGGGCATCTTCAACGGTATGCCGCTGAGCATGGTCTGGTCGTCGGTGTTCTTCCTGCTGCTCATCGTGGCGGCCCTCACCTCGACCATCTCGCTGCACGAGGTCGTCACGGCCTACCTGCACGAAGAGTGGCACCTGAGCCGCCGCGCGGCGGCGTGGACCACCACCCTTTCGACCGGGGCGTTAGGAGCCGTGGCTTCGCTCTCGATGGGGGTGCTGGGCGGCTGGACGATCTGCGGTCTGAATATCTTCGACTCGCTCGACTACCTCACGGCCAACATCATGCTCCCCGTGGGCGGACTGCTCACCTGCCTGTTCGTGGGCTGGCGGCTCGACCGGCAGGTGCTCCGCGCGCAGCTCACCAACGACGGAACCCTGCCCTTCCGCATCTACCGGCTCTTTCTGGTGTTGCTGCGCTACTTCTGCCCGGTGATCCTGCTGCTCGTCTTCCTCGACAACCTGGGTGTCTTCTAA
- the ribH gene encoding 6,7-dimethyl-8-ribityllumazine synthase: MATRNHNLSKFDSPLPSAADMRFGIVVAEWNREVTEALLEGAVRTLRAAGCPDMNIQIKYVPGTFELSLGAQFFAEYTDVDAVIALGCVIQGDTRHFDFICQGVTQGITQLQIQWNMPIAFGVLTVNDMQQALDRCGGRHGNKGDEAAATAINMVKLQIDMEAASPDHEPDRRNIN; encoded by the coding sequence ATGGCGACCAGAAACCATAACCTTTCCAAATTCGATTCGCCGCTGCCGTCGGCTGCGGACATGCGGTTCGGAATCGTCGTGGCCGAGTGGAACCGGGAGGTGACGGAGGCGTTGCTGGAAGGTGCCGTGCGCACGCTGCGCGCCGCCGGATGCCCCGACATGAACATTCAGATCAAGTATGTCCCCGGTACGTTCGAGCTGTCGCTCGGTGCGCAGTTCTTCGCGGAATATACCGACGTGGACGCCGTGATCGCGCTCGGATGCGTCATTCAGGGCGATACGCGGCACTTCGACTTCATCTGTCAGGGCGTGACGCAGGGCATCACACAACTGCAGATCCAGTGGAACATGCCGATCGCGTTCGGCGTGCTGACCGTGAATGATATGCAGCAGGCGCTGGACCGCTGCGGCGGCCGCCACGGCAACAAGGGCGACGAGGCGGCGGCGACGGCCATCAACATGGTCAAGTTGCAGATCGACATGGAGGCGGCTTCGCCCGACCACGAACCCGACCGGCGGAACATCAACTGA
- a CDS encoding tetratricopeptide repeat protein encodes MTKQNVAEPESLGEAMNRTELFFEKNGRKLTYVFLGLLVLAALVYGYRALIVAPRAEKAAEMIAEAQSRFEAENPDFELALQGDANGAGFLDVIEQYGSTPSGNLARHYAGICYLRTGDLENAAACLAKYSPVKGLPGALVNAQNYGLQGDVAVERQDYAKAVDFYRKAVKAADNNLTAPMYLRKAGLAAQAQGDAAAAAGFYQQILDTYPASMEAREAEKLLGSAK; translated from the coding sequence ATGACGAAGCAGAACGTCGCCGAGCCGGAAAGCCTCGGCGAGGCAATGAACAGAACGGAACTCTTTTTCGAAAAGAACGGGCGCAAGCTCACCTACGTTTTTCTGGGGCTGCTGGTTCTCGCCGCGTTGGTTTACGGCTACCGGGCGCTGATCGTGGCGCCGCGCGCCGAGAAGGCCGCGGAGATGATCGCCGAGGCGCAGTCGCGTTTCGAGGCGGAGAATCCCGACTTCGAGCTGGCGTTGCAGGGCGATGCCAACGGCGCCGGGTTCCTCGACGTGATCGAGCAGTACGGTTCGACTCCCTCGGGCAATCTGGCCAGGCACTACGCCGGCATCTGCTACCTGCGTACGGGCGATCTGGAGAATGCCGCCGCCTGTCTGGCGAAGTATTCGCCTGTCAAGGGACTGCCCGGCGCACTCGTCAATGCCCAGAACTACGGGTTGCAGGGCGATGTGGCCGTCGAGCGGCAGGACTACGCCAAGGCCGTGGATTTCTACCGCAAGGCCGTGAAGGCCGCCGACAACAACCTGACCGCCCCGATGTACCTGCGTAAGGCCGGACTGGCGGCGCAGGCCCAGGGCGACGCTGCGGCCGCTGCCGGATTCTACCAGCAGATTCTCGACACGTATCCCGCTTCGATGGAGGCCCGCGAGGCCGAGAAGCTGCTCGGAAGCGCTAAATAA
- the recF gene encoding DNA replication/repair protein RecF (All proteins in this family for which functions are known are DNA-binding proteins that assist the filamentation of RecA onto DNA for the initiation of recombination or recombinational repair.) produces the protein MYLKKIALLNFKNIEQEELTFCPGINCLVGDNGAGKTNIVDAVHYLSMCKSSLQMTDGQSIRHGADFFLVEGQYATDGGKSENVVCSFSRKGGKVLKRNGKEYDRLSDHVGLIPAVIVSPADGALISDAADERRRYLNAFISQLDRAYLSSVMRYNAVLAERNRLLKMQPDEVMLQIYDRQLVEHGEAIHARRREAAELLQPVVEAYYRTLSGDREQVGLHYRSELNERPFGEILLAARQKDLANEFTTAGIHRDDLVLRIGGYPLRKYGSQGQQKSFLIALKLAQYAIVARSKGERPLLLLDDLFDKLDAGRVEQLIRLVSDETFGQILITDCNPTRLRTILDKAGGEYLLYTVENGKARR, from the coding sequence ATGTATCTGAAGAAAATCGCACTGCTGAATTTCAAAAACATCGAACAGGAGGAGCTGACGTTTTGCCCCGGCATCAACTGTCTGGTGGGCGACAACGGCGCGGGCAAAACCAACATCGTGGATGCGGTCCACTACCTCTCCATGTGCAAGTCGTCGCTTCAGATGACCGACGGGCAGAGCATCCGCCACGGGGCGGATTTCTTCCTCGTCGAAGGGCAGTACGCGACCGACGGCGGCAAGAGCGAGAACGTCGTCTGCTCCTTCTCGCGCAAGGGCGGCAAGGTGCTCAAACGCAACGGCAAGGAGTACGACCGGCTTTCGGACCACGTGGGACTGATCCCCGCCGTGATCGTGTCGCCGGCCGACGGGGCCCTGATCTCCGACGCGGCCGACGAGCGGCGCCGCTACCTCAACGCCTTCATCTCGCAGCTCGACCGGGCCTACCTCAGCTCGGTCATGCGCTACAACGCCGTCCTGGCCGAACGGAACCGGCTGCTGAAGATGCAGCCCGACGAGGTGATGCTGCAAATCTACGACCGCCAGCTCGTCGAACACGGCGAGGCGATCCACGCCCGGCGGCGCGAGGCGGCGGAACTGTTGCAGCCCGTCGTCGAAGCCTATTACCGCACGCTCTCGGGCGACCGCGAGCAGGTCGGGCTGCACTACCGCTCGGAGCTGAACGAGCGGCCGTTCGGCGAGATCCTGCTCGCCGCGCGGCAGAAGGACCTGGCCAACGAGTTCACCACCGCGGGCATTCACCGCGACGACCTGGTGCTCCGCATCGGCGGCTACCCCCTGCGCAAATACGGCTCGCAGGGACAGCAGAAATCCTTCCTGATCGCCCTCAAGCTGGCGCAGTACGCCATCGTGGCCCGCAGCAAGGGCGAACGGCCGCTGCTGCTGCTCGACGATCTGTTCGACAAACTCGACGCCGGCCGCGTCGAACAGCTCATCCGGCTGGTTTCGGACGAGACGTTCGGGCAGATCCTCATCACGGACTGCAACCCCACCCGTCTGAGAACGATACTCGACAAGGCCGGCGGGGAGTATCTGCTCTACACCGTCGAAAACGGAAAGGCCCGGCGATGA
- a CDS encoding DciA family protein, whose product MLMGDLLEEFFKRPYVAAKVAEGKLPDTWREIVGDRAADATTELRLERHILHVRIQSSVLRSELFYQRDLLCEEINRRSGLRLVHAVIIR is encoded by the coding sequence ATGCTGATGGGCGACCTGCTGGAGGAGTTCTTCAAACGCCCCTACGTCGCCGCCAAGGTCGCCGAAGGAAAGCTGCCCGACACGTGGCGCGAAATCGTCGGCGACCGTGCCGCGGACGCCACCACCGAGTTGCGGCTCGAACGGCATATTCTCCACGTGCGCATCCAATCGAGCGTGCTGCGCTCCGAACTCTTCTACCAGCGCGACCTGCTCTGCGAGGAGATCAACCGCCGCTCGGGCCTCAGGCTGGTCCATGCGGTCATCATCCGGTGA